From the unidentified bacterial endosymbiont genome, one window contains:
- a CDS encoding EscV/YscV/HrcV family type III secretion system export apparatus protein, translating into MSPYVIVMEKIKGWYSTGEGGLDIILPVVFLIAIMMILLPLPTVVVDILIAVNITASLILLLIAISIGEPLELSVFPTLLLITTIFRLALTVSTTRLVLLQHDAGNIVDAFGHFVVSGNLTVGLVIFSIITIVQFIVITKGTERVAEVSARFSLDGMPGKQMSIDGDMRAGAIDASQARQMRQMIQQESRFLGAMDGAMKFVKGDAIAGIIVVLVNIIGGMIIGVVQHNMPLADAVQKYSVLSIGDGLCGQIPSLLISLSAGVIVTRVPGEKKQNLSRELSAQIGRQPRALVLTAVVMLLLAIVPGFPFFIFFPLAVVLAMPLLFTWHQRYFPQGEPERKETALPDTMTPGVTPMMLRFGAALEPYIVEKRIDALRWKLFEEYGVPLPEVTLLPAPGDDAGKLTMFVYQIPVLSVIVPEECPYLLTGKDARFEGKTQTLNEGLGTITWLNTEVGQTARAMGITVAEGADRITVLLEKVFLRHMAEFIGVQEAYYLMNSMERDYAELVKELQRQLPSIRITEVLRRLVAEKVTIRDLRLIFGTLIEWGPREKDVLMLTEYVRVALRRHLLHQIMPPDGILEVIHIGEVIENLIRESTRQTVQGSYTALSSGQNAKILERITDAVMEHGNVCIVTSIDARRYLRKMTEDTLFDVPVLSWQELGENCQVRVVCGVDIDPEESCDEQY; encoded by the coding sequence ATTCAACGGGTGAAGGCGGTCTGGATATCATTCTGCCGGTCGTATTTCTTATCGCTATAATGATGATTCTGCTGCCCCTTCCCACGGTCGTTGTCGATATATTGATTGCGGTGAATATTACAGCCTCTTTAATACTGTTACTTATTGCAATTTCGATAGGTGAGCCTCTTGAATTGTCGGTATTTCCAACATTGTTGTTAATCACAACGATATTCCGTCTGGCATTGACCGTCAGTACCACGCGTCTGGTGCTGCTTCAGCATGATGCCGGTAATATTGTCGATGCATTTGGCCATTTTGTCGTCAGTGGCAACCTCACTGTCGGGTTGGTTATTTTCAGTATCATTACGATTGTCCAGTTCATCGTCATTACAAAAGGCACTGAGCGAGTGGCTGAAGTCAGCGCGCGTTTCTCACTCGATGGCATGCCCGGTAAGCAGATGAGCATTGACGGTGACATGCGCGCCGGTGCGATCGATGCCAGTCAGGCGCGGCAAATGCGCCAGATGATTCAGCAGGAAAGCCGATTCCTGGGTGCAATGGACGGGGCGATGAAGTTCGTCAAGGGCGATGCCATAGCCGGGATTATCGTGGTTCTGGTGAACATCATCGGGGGGATGATCATTGGCGTTGTGCAACACAACATGCCTCTAGCTGATGCAGTTCAGAAATACAGCGTGCTATCCATCGGGGATGGCTTGTGTGGCCAGATCCCGTCTCTGCTTATCTCTCTGAGCGCGGGGGTCATCGTTACCCGGGTTCCGGGTGAGAAAAAACAGAATCTCTCCCGGGAACTCTCCGCGCAAATTGGCAGGCAACCCCGGGCGCTTGTCCTTACGGCTGTCGTTATGTTGCTCCTGGCTATCGTGCCCGGTTTTCCCTTTTTCATCTTTTTCCCTCTGGCTGTTGTTCTGGCGATGCCGCTTTTGTTCACCTGGCATCAACGCTATTTTCCGCAAGGAGAGCCGGAGCGAAAGGAAACGGCGCTACCGGATACGATGACGCCTGGGGTAACGCCGATGATGCTACGCTTTGGCGCTGCGCTGGAGCCATACATTGTCGAAAAGCGCATTGACGCTTTGCGATGGAAACTGTTTGAAGAATATGGTGTTCCGCTGCCTGAAGTGACGCTTCTTCCCGCCCCCGGAGACGACGCTGGAAAGTTGACCATGTTTGTTTATCAGATCCCCGTGCTCTCTGTGATCGTTCCGGAAGAGTGCCCGTATCTGTTGACAGGAAAGGACGCACGCTTCGAAGGAAAGACGCAAACGCTCAATGAAGGGCTTGGAACCATAACCTGGCTTAATACTGAGGTCGGTCAGACTGCACGTGCCATGGGGATAACGGTTGCAGAAGGGGCAGATCGGATAACAGTGTTGCTGGAGAAGGTGTTTTTGCGCCACATGGCAGAATTTATAGGCGTGCAGGAAGCCTACTACCTGATGAACTCCATGGAGAGAGATTATGCTGAGCTTGTTAAAGAGCTTCAGCGACAACTTCCCAGCATCAGAATTACGGAAGTTTTGCGCCGGCTGGTGGCGGAAAAGGTCACTATCCGCGATCTGCGCCTGATTTTCGGTACGCTCATTGAGTGGGGTCCACGGGAAAAAGATGTGCTGATGCTGACTGAGTATGTCCGCGTGGCGCTTCGACGTCACCTTCTGCACCAGATTATGCCTCCGGACGGGATCCTTGAGGTCATTCATATCGGTGAGGTTATAGAGAATCTTATCAGAGAATCTACGCGTCAAACCGTTCAGGGGAGTTATACCGCGCTCAGTTCCGGGCAGAATGCAAAGATCCTCGAACGTATCACCGATGCGGTGATGGAGCACGGGAATGTCTGCATTGTTACCTCAATCGATGCCCGCCGTTACTTACGCAAGATGACGGAGGACACGCTGTTTGATGTGCCCGTACTGTCCTGGCAGGAGCTGGGGGAAAATTGCCAGGTGAGGGTGGTGTGTGGTGTTGATATTGACCCAGAGGAGAGTTGTGATGAGCAATATTGA